A genome region from Candidatus Latescibacterota bacterium includes the following:
- a CDS encoding helix-turn-helix transcriptional regulator — protein sequence MTLTELSERIGISVTNLSLLKTGKVKGMRFSTLDAICKELGCQPSDLLEHLPDFV from the coding sequence AGATGACGCTCACAGAGCTATCCGAGCGTATCGGTATTTCGGTGACTAACCTCAGCTTGTTGAAGACGGGCAAGGTCAAGGGAATGCGGTTCAGCACCCTGGATGCGATATGCAAGGAGTTGGGCTGTCAGCCGAGCGACCTGCTGGAACACTTGCCGGATTTTGTGTGA